A region of Kineococcus rhizosphaerae DNA encodes the following proteins:
- a CDS encoding penicillin-binding protein yields MAPRSPHARRPVFRLLAAFAAVSAAGGVLSAGLVVPAVAATGSLTSDGVNVFNELPADLGDKTLSEASTIEWADGTPMAKVYDENRTVIAYDQIAPVMRDAIVSIEDDRFYQHGAVDVKGIVRALVSNAGGGSTQGASTITQQFVKNVLVQQAVQEGDSQAAASAVEASGVEGYARKLREMKLAIGVEKEMSKNDILAGYLNVSYYQNNVYGIEAAAQFYFSKPAANLTLPEAALLAGMVQNPAAYNPLKYPDAAVKRRNVVLGRMLELGKIDQKTHDEAVATPLQLQQNPSRQGCLTAGTAAYFCDYVVHVIESDPAFGATAEDRRNLLRRGGLTIRTTLDPTVQNIAQDAVNKGVNPGQAARAAESVVQPGTGNILAMAQDTTYSPDEDQPGVTTLNYNVNQAMGGTIGFQQGSTFKAFTLATWLKAGKSLDSTVAAPSSGNDPFSAFTACGKKLQGGRYPYFNAEVGSAGGAMSVRDATRNSVNTAYMSMEKQLDLCDIAATAQSLGVYKGSPTPLDTIASNPKTYDLDRLPSMTLGTNLVTPLSVAGAYAAFAAEGNFCKPTAITSVVDTDGKPLQIPSADCKQVLDVNVARNVTEALRGGWTSGTAAGVGKAQLKGRQVASKTGTTNGSQNVWFAAYTPQLASAVWVGHHTGYRTLNGEKINGRRVGRVFGATIPGPIWANTIGPASDALNLPKATFTDGTNTGLKTTTADGRIRVPSVVGRSVSSAKATLQAAGFSVKVGGSVQSSSVPKGLVASQSARSAAAGATITISTSSGPPPVKTPTPDPTQPSQAPDPQQPPQQDQPQQPTQQTPGASGT; encoded by the coding sequence ATGGCACCTCGCTCCCCGCACGCCCGGCGCCCGGTCTTCCGACTGCTCGCGGCGTTCGCCGCGGTCAGCGCCGCCGGTGGCGTGCTCAGCGCGGGGCTCGTCGTCCCGGCCGTCGCGGCCACCGGCAGCCTGACGAGCGACGGGGTCAACGTCTTCAACGAGCTGCCGGCCGACCTGGGCGACAAGACGCTGTCGGAGGCCTCGACCATCGAGTGGGCCGACGGGACCCCCATGGCGAAGGTCTACGACGAGAACCGGACGGTCATCGCCTACGACCAGATCGCCCCCGTCATGCGCGACGCCATCGTCTCGATCGAGGACGACCGCTTCTACCAGCACGGCGCGGTCGACGTGAAGGGCATCGTCCGGGCCCTGGTGTCCAACGCGGGGGGCGGCAGCACCCAGGGCGCGTCGACGATCACGCAGCAGTTCGTGAAGAACGTCCTCGTCCAGCAGGCCGTCCAGGAGGGCGACTCCCAGGCCGCCGCGAGCGCCGTCGAGGCCAGCGGAGTCGAGGGGTACGCGCGCAAGCTGCGCGAGATGAAGCTCGCCATCGGCGTCGAGAAGGAGATGTCGAAGAACGACATCCTCGCCGGGTACCTGAACGTCTCCTACTACCAGAACAACGTCTACGGCATCGAGGCCGCAGCGCAGTTCTACTTCTCCAAGCCCGCCGCGAACCTGACGCTGCCCGAGGCGGCGCTGCTGGCCGGGATGGTGCAGAACCCCGCGGCGTACAACCCGCTGAAGTACCCCGACGCGGCGGTCAAGCGGCGCAACGTCGTCCTGGGCCGCATGCTGGAACTGGGCAAGATCGACCAGAAGACGCACGACGAGGCCGTCGCCACACCGCTGCAGCTGCAGCAGAACCCGAGCCGGCAGGGCTGCCTGACCGCGGGCACGGCGGCGTACTTCTGCGACTACGTCGTGCACGTCATCGAGTCCGACCCCGCGTTCGGGGCCACGGCCGAGGACCGGCGCAACCTGCTGCGCCGCGGTGGCCTGACGATCAGGACGACGCTGGACCCGACCGTCCAGAACATCGCCCAGGACGCCGTGAACAAGGGCGTCAACCCCGGGCAGGCGGCGCGCGCGGCGGAGTCCGTCGTGCAGCCGGGCACGGGGAACATCCTGGCCATGGCGCAGGACACGACGTACTCCCCGGACGAGGACCAGCCCGGCGTCACGACGCTGAACTACAACGTCAACCAGGCGATGGGCGGGACGATCGGGTTCCAGCAGGGGTCGACGTTCAAGGCCTTCACGCTGGCCACCTGGCTGAAGGCCGGGAAGTCGCTGGACTCCACCGTCGCCGCGCCCAGCAGCGGCAACGACCCGTTCAGCGCGTTCACGGCGTGCGGCAAGAAGCTGCAGGGCGGGCGCTACCCCTACTTCAACGCCGAGGTCGGCAGCGCCGGTGGCGCCATGTCGGTGCGCGACGCGACGCGCAACTCCGTCAACACCGCCTACATGTCGATGGAGAAGCAGCTGGACCTGTGCGACATCGCGGCCACCGCGCAGTCGCTGGGCGTCTACAAGGGGTCCCCGACCCCGCTGGACACCATCGCCTCCAACCCCAAGACGTACGACCTCGACCGGCTGCCGTCGATGACCCTGGGGACGAACCTGGTGACCCCGCTGTCCGTGGCGGGGGCCTACGCGGCCTTCGCCGCCGAGGGCAACTTCTGCAAGCCGACCGCCATCACGTCGGTGGTCGACACCGACGGCAAGCCGCTGCAGATCCCGTCGGCCGACTGCAAGCAGGTCCTCGACGTCAACGTCGCGCGCAACGTCACCGAGGCGCTGCGCGGCGGGTGGACGAGCGGGACCGCGGCCGGCGTCGGCAAGGCCCAGCTGAAGGGCCGGCAGGTCGCCAGCAAGACGGGGACGACGAACGGCAGCCAGAACGTGTGGTTCGCGGCCTACACCCCGCAGCTCGCCTCGGCGGTGTGGGTCGGTCACCACACCGGCTACCGCACCCTGAACGGGGAGAAGATCAACGGCCGCCGCGTCGGCCGGGTGTTCGGCGCGACGATCCCCGGCCCGATCTGGGCGAACACCATCGGACCGGCCTCGGACGCGCTGAACCTGCCGAAGGCCACCTTCACCGACGGCACCAACACCGGTCTGAAGACGACGACGGCCGACGGCCGGATCAGGGTGCCGAGCGTCGTCGGGCGCAGCGTCTCCTCGGCCAAGGCGACGCTGCAGGCGGCCGGGTTCTCCGTCAAGGTCGGTGGCTCGGTGCAGTCCTCGTCCGTGCCCAAGGGGCTGGTCGCCAGCCAGAGCGCCCGCTCGGCCGCCGCCGGCGCCACCATCACGATCTCGACGAGCTCGGGGCCGCCGCCGGTCAAGACGCCGACGCCGGACCCGACGCAGCCGAGCCAGGCTCCGGACCCCCAGCAGCCGCCGCAGCAGGACCAGCCGCAGCAGCCGACGCAGCAGACCCCCGGAGCGTCGGGGACCTGA
- a CDS encoding WhiB family transcriptional regulator has translation MAWTLEWASRGACKASTADDLFVQGSAQNRAKQICGGCPVRTECLADALDSRIEFGVWGGMTERERRALLKRRPNVQSWRRLLETARDAALGAAAGEVTGSGTTVPLEVDADVHADVHAAV, from the coding sequence ATGGCGTGGACGTTGGAGTGGGCGAGCCGGGGGGCCTGCAAGGCCAGCACGGCGGACGACCTGTTCGTGCAGGGGTCGGCGCAGAACCGGGCCAAGCAGATCTGCGGGGGGTGCCCCGTGCGCACGGAGTGCCTGGCCGACGCGCTGGACAGCCGGATCGAGTTCGGCGTCTGGGGCGGGATGACCGAGCGGGAGCGCCGCGCGCTGCTCAAGCGCCGCCCGAACGTGCAGTCCTGGCGCCGGCTGCTGGAGACCGCGCGCGACGCGGCCCTCGGCGCGGCGGCCGGTGAGGTCACGGGGTCGGGGACGACGGTCCCGCTGGAGGTCGACGCGGACGTCCACGCGGACGTGCACGCCGCCGTCTGA
- a CDS encoding DUF4177 domain-containing protein codes for MTTWEYATVPLIVHATKQILDQWGSDGWELVQVVTGPDGNGLVAYLKRPKQ; via the coding sequence ATGACCACCTGGGAGTACGCCACCGTCCCCCTGATCGTCCACGCGACGAAGCAGATCCTGGACCAGTGGGGCAGCGACGGCTGGGAGCTGGTGCAAGTCGTCACCGGTCCCGACGGCAACGGCCTCGTCGCCTACCTGAAGCGGCCCAAGCAGTGA
- a CDS encoding RidA family protein, producing MTAASQRLAELGLTLPDVVPPVASYVPATRDGDLVLTSGQLPFVDGELAVTGKVGAGGGDLVDPDTAQQLAATCALNAVAAAASVAGGVDAIERVVKVVGFVASDPSFTGQPAVVNGASNLLQEIFGEAGVHARSAVGVAVLPLDSPVEVEITVRVRS from the coding sequence GTGACCGCGGCCTCGCAGCGCCTGGCCGAGCTGGGCCTGACGCTGCCCGACGTCGTCCCGCCCGTGGCGAGCTACGTGCCCGCCACCCGGGACGGGGACCTCGTCCTGACCTCGGGCCAGCTGCCGTTCGTCGACGGCGAGCTCGCGGTGACGGGCAAGGTCGGCGCGGGCGGGGGCGACCTGGTCGACCCCGACACCGCCCAGCAGCTCGCCGCGACGTGCGCGCTGAACGCGGTCGCCGCGGCCGCGAGCGTGGCCGGGGGCGTCGACGCCATCGAGCGCGTCGTCAAGGTCGTCGGCTTCGTGGCGAGCGACCCGTCGTTCACGGGCCAGCCGGCGGTGGTCAACGGGGCCTCGAACCTGCTGCAGGAGATCTTCGGCGAGGCCGGGGTCCACGCCCGCAGCGCCGTGGGGGTGGCGGTCCTGCCGCTGGACTCCCCCGTCGAGGTCGAGATCACGGTGCGTGTCCGCTCCTGA
- a CDS encoding MBL fold metallo-hydrolase — translation MSAPEPWTGGPVTDRATCVLQGNAGPMTLDGTNTWLLAAPGAPDVVVVDPGEDDAVHRAAIARVLAGRPVALVVGTHHHHDHVGGLAAFVAEHPAPVVRTAGRHRAAGLDLRVLATPGHTADSLSVLLGTGELLTGDTVLGRGSTVIADDGDLGDHLASLDLLLGLGAGVLLPGHGPVRTDADAALRTQREHRLARLEQVRRAWAAGHRDVDDVVEAVHGPLEGKLRWAAAQSIRAQLHHLGYG, via the coding sequence GTGTCCGCTCCTGAGCCCTGGACGGGTGGCCCGGTCACGGACCGGGCCACCTGCGTCCTGCAGGGCAACGCCGGGCCCATGACGCTCGACGGGACGAACACGTGGCTGCTGGCCGCGCCCGGCGCCCCCGACGTCGTCGTCGTCGACCCGGGCGAGGACGACGCCGTGCACCGGGCAGCGATCGCACGGGTGCTGGCCGGCCGGCCCGTCGCCCTCGTCGTCGGGACGCACCACCACCACGACCACGTCGGCGGGCTCGCGGCGTTCGTCGCCGAGCACCCCGCGCCCGTCGTGCGCACGGCCGGCCGGCACCGCGCCGCGGGTCTGGACCTGCGCGTCCTGGCGACCCCCGGCCACACGGCCGACTCGCTCAGCGTGCTGCTGGGCACCGGCGAGCTGCTGACGGGCGACACCGTCCTGGGCCGGGGCTCCACCGTCATCGCCGACGACGGCGACCTCGGCGACCACCTGGCCTCCTTGGACCTGCTCCTGGGGCTGGGCGCCGGGGTGCTGCTGCCCGGGCACGGCCCGGTGCGCACCGACGCGGACGCGGCGCTGCGGACCCAGCGCGAGCACCGGCTGGCGCGCCTGGAGCAGGTGCGGCGGGCCTGGGCGGCCGGCCACCGCGACGTCGACGACGTCGTCGAGGCCGTCCACGGGCCGCTCGAGGGGAAGCTGAGGTGGGCTGCGGCGCAGTCGATCCGCGCCCAGCTGCACCACCTCGGGTACGGCTAG